A window of the Nibribacter ruber genome harbors these coding sequences:
- the yidC gene encoding membrane protein insertase YidC, with product MDRNQAIGLGLIAVLMLLYSVFFMQDAPKTDPAQKQPTTTKVASAATTPAPVNDSLVTAQRVAQLGEFGTLATGQNRTVTLENQVLRLTLGSKGGALEQVELKDYKTWNQKALLLFDKESSEQVFAFQTNSGRTVRLNDLFFQPSGITNTTVNKLPAKVITFTAQVAPGQTIEQVYTLVDQSYEVGYQLNFRGMQQVVAQKPIVLTWTDRLKRLERDVKQNRAHSTVNYYTAEGDFDKISASATKNETVKLEEPVKWVANKQNFFTAGIIAQNSFETAEMRLEVLPETDTVGIKTLRSTLGIPMQDALANKAHFTYFFGPNDHDILKNVTEGFDRNLELGWGIFAYVNKLLILPAFDFLEDFIGNYGIIIILLVLYIKLILSPLTYKSYISMAKMKVLKPEIDAIKEKYEGDMQKTQAETMQLYSKMGVNPMSGCIPMLLQIPILFAMYNFFPNSIELRQEPFLWAHDLSTYDVFAKLPFTIPFYGSHVSMFTLLMTASTILYTWSNNQVSSVQGPMKFYSYLMPIIFMFVLNSFPAGLSFYYFVSNIVTFGQQALIRRFVDDATIRKNLEDYQAKNKGKEPKGGFQKKIQDAMKAAAEKEAERKKTK from the coding sequence ATGGATAGAAATCAAGCAATAGGCTTGGGCCTGATTGCCGTGTTGATGCTGCTTTATAGCGTCTTCTTCATGCAGGATGCCCCCAAAACGGACCCTGCGCAAAAACAGCCTACTACTACCAAGGTGGCTTCTGCCGCCACTACTCCGGCTCCGGTCAATGATTCCCTGGTAACTGCGCAGCGCGTGGCCCAGCTAGGCGAGTTCGGTACGTTGGCCACAGGCCAGAACCGGACCGTCACCCTGGAGAACCAGGTATTGCGCCTCACGCTGGGCAGCAAAGGCGGTGCTTTGGAGCAGGTGGAGTTGAAAGACTACAAAACCTGGAACCAGAAAGCGCTTTTGCTCTTTGACAAAGAGAGCAGTGAGCAGGTGTTTGCCTTCCAGACCAATTCTGGCCGCACCGTTAGACTGAATGACCTGTTCTTCCAGCCGTCTGGCATTACCAACACCACGGTCAACAAATTGCCGGCTAAGGTCATCACCTTCACGGCACAGGTGGCTCCCGGGCAAACCATTGAGCAAGTGTATACGCTGGTAGACCAGTCTTATGAGGTGGGTTACCAGTTGAACTTTAGAGGCATGCAGCAGGTGGTGGCCCAAAAGCCTATCGTGCTCACCTGGACAGACCGCCTGAAGCGCCTGGAACGCGACGTGAAGCAGAACAGAGCCCACTCCACGGTGAACTATTACACCGCCGAGGGTGACTTTGACAAAATTTCTGCCAGCGCCACCAAGAACGAAACCGTGAAGTTGGAGGAGCCTGTGAAATGGGTGGCCAACAAGCAAAATTTCTTCACCGCCGGTATCATTGCCCAAAACAGCTTTGAAACTGCCGAGATGCGGTTGGAAGTTTTGCCTGAAACGGACACTGTAGGCATTAAGACCCTGCGTTCTACCTTGGGTATTCCCATGCAGGATGCCTTGGCCAACAAAGCGCATTTCACCTACTTCTTCGGTCCCAACGACCATGACATCCTGAAGAACGTGACGGAGGGCTTTGACCGAAACCTGGAATTAGGCTGGGGCATCTTCGCGTACGTGAACAAACTTTTGATCTTACCAGCTTTTGACTTCCTGGAAGACTTTATCGGCAACTACGGTATCATCATCATCTTGCTGGTATTATACATCAAGTTGATTCTGAGCCCGTTGACCTACAAGTCTTACATCTCCATGGCCAAAATGAAGGTGTTGAAGCCTGAGATTGACGCCATCAAGGAGAAATACGAAGGCGATATGCAGAAGACGCAGGCAGAGACCATGCAGCTGTACTCAAAAATGGGCGTTAACCCCATGAGCGGTTGTATACCTATGCTGTTGCAGATTCCTATTCTGTTTGCCATGTACAATTTCTTCCCTAACTCCATTGAGTTACGCCAGGAGCCGTTCTTGTGGGCGCATGACTTGAGCACCTATGACGTGTTCGCCAAACTGCCATTCACCATTCCGTTCTATGGCAGCCACGTGAGTATGTTCACTTTGCTCATGACCGCCTCTACCATCTTGTACACTTGGTCTAACAACCAGGTGAGCAGCGTGCAGGGCCCCATGAAGTTCTACTCTTACCTCATGCCGATCATCTTCATGTTCGTGCTGAACAGCTTCCCTGCCGGTTTGAGCTTCTATTACTTTGTGTCTAATATTGTCACCTTCGGGCAACAGGCTTTGATCAGACGCTTTGTAGACGATGCCACCATCCGTAAGAATTTAGAAGACTACCAAGCCAAAAACAAAGGCAAAGAACCGAAAGGCGGCTTCCAGAAGAAGATTCAGGATGCTATGAAGGCCGCAGCTGAGAAAGAAGCAGAGCGTAAAAAGACGAAGTAG